A stretch of Deltaproteobacteria bacterium CG11_big_fil_rev_8_21_14_0_20_49_13 DNA encodes these proteins:
- a CDS encoding isocitrate dehydrogenase (NADP(+)) (Converts isocitrate to alpha ketoglutarate) — translation MTPGFEKVAVPKNGERISVSDGKFQVPDHPIVCFIEGDGIGPDLWRASQKVFDAAVEKSYGGKKKISWMEIYAGEKANKVYGKEVWLPDETLKALEYFHVGIKGPLTTPIGGGIRSINVSLRQKLDLYTCIRPVRWLKGAPSPVKHPEKLNVVIFRENTEDVYAGIEWAAGTEEADKVLKFLNDSLKTNIRERSAIGIKSMSAFCSKRLVRMAINYAKQHGISSVTLVHKGNIMKFTEGGFRDWGYELARQEFADVTVTEEIVTKQYGGKVPAGKIVIKDRIADSMFQQALLRPDEYSVLATPNLNGDYLSDACAAQVGGLGTAPGANVGDTVALFEATHGTAPKYADKDVSNPGSVILSGVMMLELMGWNDAASAIVRALERTIGQKVVTYDLARQMPDARKVKCSEFGTAIVKNL, via the coding sequence ATGACGCCAGGATTTGAAAAGGTAGCAGTTCCAAAAAATGGGGAAAGAATAAGCGTTAGCGACGGGAAATTTCAGGTTCCAGATCATCCGATCGTATGTTTCATAGAGGGTGATGGGATCGGTCCGGATCTGTGGAGGGCTTCGCAGAAAGTCTTCGACGCCGCTGTTGAAAAGTCTTATGGTGGCAAGAAAAAGATATCGTGGATGGAGATCTACGCCGGCGAAAAGGCAAATAAAGTGTATGGAAAGGAAGTTTGGCTGCCGGACGAGACGCTGAAGGCCCTGGAATATTTTCACGTAGGCATCAAGGGGCCGCTGACCACTCCGATTGGCGGAGGCATCAGGAGCATCAACGTTTCACTTCGCCAAAAGCTCGACCTCTACACCTGTATCAGGCCCGTCAGGTGGCTCAAGGGGGCGCCTTCCCCCGTTAAGCATCCCGAGAAATTGAACGTGGTCATTTTTAGGGAAAACACCGAAGACGTCTATGCCGGCATCGAATGGGCCGCAGGAACTGAAGAGGCGGACAAGGTGCTAAAATTCCTGAACGATTCGCTCAAAACGAACATAAGGGAGCGGTCGGCAATAGGCATTAAGTCGATGAGCGCCTTTTGCAGCAAGCGGCTGGTAAGGATGGCGATAAACTATGCCAAGCAACACGGCATTTCAAGCGTGACCCTCGTTCATAAGGGCAACATTATGAAATTCACCGAGGGAGGATTTCGCGATTGGGGTTATGAACTTGCGCGTCAGGAGTTCGCTGATGTAACGGTGACCGAAGAGATTGTGACCAAACAATACGGCGGCAAGGTGCCGGCGGGGAAGATCGTGATCAAGGACAGGATAGCCGACAGCATGTTCCAGCAGGCGCTATTGCGTCCCGACGAATATAGCGTCCTTGCCACGCCCAACTTAAACGGCGACTATCTGTCCGACGCGTGTGCCGCACAGGTGGGCGGTCTTGGAACGGCTCCGGGCGCCAATGTGGGCGATACGGTGGCGCTATTTGAAGCGACGCATGGCACCGCTCCAAAATATGCAGACAAAGATGTATCTAACCCTGGTTCGGTCATTCTTTCCGGCGTTATGATGCTGGAGCTTATGGGATGGAACGATGCGGCTTCGGCTATCGTCAGAGCGCTTGAACGGACGATCGGGCAGAAGGTCGTTACCTACGACCTCGCTCGGCAGATGCCGGACGCTCGCAAGGTCAAGTGCTCGGAGTTTGGAACGGCGATAGTCAAAAATCTTTAA
- a CDS encoding phosphoenolpyruvate carboxykinase (GTP) yields MATAIEKWVEEQANLAKPKNIHWCDGSDEEAHRLIEIGLKEEEINGHKVFSELSNYPGSYLHRSHPSDVARTEHLTFVCHPDKETVGPNNNWMDPASAKAKMIALSDGCMKGRTMYVLPYMMGHPESSYAKACIQITDTSYVAISMRIMTRLGKNVLDKIGNSQNFVKGFHSIGDLDPEKRFIMHFPLEGLVWSVGSGYGGNALLGKKCFSLRIASWLGLNEGWLAEHMVIIGIEDPEGKVTYVTAAMPSACGKTNLAMLESALPGHKVWTLGDDIAWLNVGPDGRLWAINPEAGFFGVAPGTSMSTNPNMIRMLKKGTFYPTLFTNTALDTKTNEPWWEGLTKTPPDDLLDWQGRPWKPGSEGKAAHANSRFTVSLTHCPTLSKESDNPVGVPISAIIFGGRRKQLIPLVTESFNWAHGVFSGARMGSETTAAATSKIGQLRRDPMAMIPFCGYNMADYFGNWLKIGKKCTKPPKIFSVNWFRADDEGNFIWPGFGDNIRVLKWIIDRTADRVPAEETPIGLVPRIKDLDVDGMDIPKGKLAKLFEVDMSEWKDEVNDIRGFLARFGTRLPKELADELKNLDAKAR; encoded by the coding sequence ATGGCTACAGCGATCGAAAAATGGGTAGAAGAACAGGCAAATCTCGCGAAGCCCAAGAATATCCATTGGTGCGACGGTTCCGATGAAGAGGCGCATCGTTTGATAGAGATCGGCCTGAAGGAGGAGGAAATCAACGGCCACAAGGTCTTTTCAGAGCTCAGCAACTATCCGGGTAGCTACCTTCACCGAAGCCATCCGTCTGATGTGGCTAGAACGGAACATTTGACCTTTGTTTGTCATCCCGACAAAGAAACGGTCGGGCCCAACAATAACTGGATGGATCCTGCGTCAGCAAAGGCCAAGATGATCGCGCTTTCTGACGGTTGCATGAAGGGAAGAACTATGTACGTCCTTCCTTATATGATGGGTCATCCCGAATCTTCCTATGCCAAGGCGTGTATCCAGATCACCGACACTTCATATGTTGCAATCAGCATGAGGATCATGACCCGCTTGGGCAAGAACGTTCTCGACAAGATAGGGAACTCGCAGAATTTTGTGAAGGGTTTTCATTCGATAGGGGACCTGGATCCGGAGAAGCGGTTCATCATGCATTTTCCCCTTGAAGGTCTCGTTTGGAGCGTTGGTTCCGGATACGGCGGCAACGCGTTGCTGGGTAAAAAATGTTTTTCGCTTAGGATCGCTTCTTGGTTGGGCCTGAACGAGGGCTGGCTTGCCGAACATATGGTGATCATAGGCATCGAAGATCCCGAAGGAAAGGTCACTTATGTCACTGCCGCCATGCCTTCGGCCTGCGGCAAAACGAACCTTGCCATGCTTGAATCGGCGCTTCCGGGACATAAGGTCTGGACGCTTGGCGATGACATTGCGTGGTTGAACGTCGGCCCGGACGGAAGGTTATGGGCGATAAATCCAGAGGCCGGATTTTTTGGCGTGGCTCCCGGCACGTCCATGAGTACGAATCCAAACATGATACGGATGCTCAAAAAGGGGACGTTCTACCCGACTTTATTTACAAATACCGCGCTTGACACGAAGACGAACGAACCGTGGTGGGAGGGGCTTACCAAAACTCCGCCGGACGATCTTCTCGACTGGCAGGGCAGACCATGGAAGCCGGGTTCTGAAGGCAAGGCGGCTCATGCGAATTCCAGGTTTACCGTATCCCTTACACACTGTCCAACGCTTTCCAAGGAATCTGACAATCCGGTAGGCGTGCCGATATCCGCGATCATTTTTGGCGGGCGCAGAAAACAGCTCATCCCGCTCGTTACGGAAAGTTTCAATTGGGCTCACGGTGTCTTCTCCGGGGCACGTATGGGTTCTGAAACCACGGCGGCCGCGACCTCAAAGATAGGGCAATTGCGCAGAGACCCGATGGCCATGATCCCGTTCTGTGGCTACAATATGGCGGACTATTTTGGGAACTGGCTGAAGATAGGAAAAAAGTGCACAAAGCCGCCGAAAATATTTTCGGTTAACTGGTTCAGGGCGGACGACGAAGGTAATTTTATCTGGCCCGGTTTTGGAGATAATATTCGCGTTCTCAAGTGGATCATCGATAGAACGGCCGACCGTGTTCCCGCGGAGGAGACCCCGATCGGTCTCGTACCGCGTATCAAGGACCTCGATGTAGACGGCATGGACATTCCAAAAGGCAAGCTAGCAAAACTTTTCGAAGTCGATATGAGCGAATGGAAGGATGAGGTGAACGATATTCGCGGTTTCTTGGCCCGGTTCGGGACCCGCCTGCCAAAAGAGCTGGCGGATGAGCTGAAGAACCTTGATGCAAAAGCGCGATAG
- a CDS encoding 3-phosphoserine/phosphohydroxythreonine aminotransferase: MSTNQRVFNFNAGPASLPLEVLEEIRDNFMNFGGMSVLEISHRSKEFGKILDDAKSLLKELMGIPADHRILFLQGGASTQFAMIPMNLLNGSAGYSITGYWAKKAAAEAKLFGQVNEPFSSSDTNFNKTPVNGDIKVSKGSSYLHITTNNTIYGTEYNEYPETGDIPLVADMSSDILSHKIDVNRFDLIYAGAQKNLGPAGVTVVVIRSGLAKINHRPLPAMMKYSTHVENDSLYNTPPVFTIYSVMLVLNWIKRSGGIEGIEKRNLEKAKLIYDAIDNSTFYKGTAEKMSRSIMNITFNLPTEDLEERFIKEAELQGLVGLKGHRAIGGVRASIYNVFPIEGAKALAEFMKEFERKI, from the coding sequence ATGTCAACAAATCAACGCGTGTTCAATTTTAACGCCGGCCCCGCATCGCTACCACTTGAGGTGCTGGAAGAAATCCGTGACAATTTTATGAATTTCGGCGGAATGAGCGTATTAGAGATCAGCCACCGTTCAAAGGAATTCGGAAAGATACTGGATGACGCTAAATCGCTCTTAAAAGAACTGATGGGGATACCGGCTGATCATCGCATCCTCTTCCTGCAGGGAGGAGCTTCCACGCAGTTTGCAATGATACCAATGAATCTGCTTAACGGATCCGCCGGTTACTCTATTACAGGCTATTGGGCAAAAAAAGCCGCCGCCGAAGCAAAGCTGTTCGGGCAGGTTAACGAGCCCTTTTCATCCTCAGATACGAACTTCAACAAAACGCCGGTAAATGGCGATATCAAGGTCTCAAAAGGTTCAAGCTATCTTCACATAACGACCAATAACACAATCTACGGCACCGAGTATAATGAATATCCGGAGACCGGCGATATCCCCCTAGTGGCAGATATGTCATCCGACATCCTGTCACATAAGATAGATGTGAACCGGTTTGACTTGATCTATGCGGGAGCACAAAAGAACCTAGGGCCGGCCGGCGTTACGGTCGTGGTGATCAGATCCGGCCTTGCAAAAATAAACCACCGCCCCCTCCCAGCTATGATGAAATATTCGACCCATGTGGAGAACGATTCGCTATACAACACTCCGCCGGTATTCACCATCTACAGTGTCATGCTCGTTCTTAATTGGATAAAAAGATCCGGCGGGATCGAGGGAATCGAAAAAAGGAACCTTGAAAAAGCAAAACTTATCTACGATGCCATCGATAATTCGACGTTCTACAAAGGAACCGCGGAGAAGATGAGCCGCTCGATAATGAACATTACCTTTAACCTCCCCACTGAAGATCTTGAAGAACGTTTTATTAAGGAAGCTGAATTGCAAGGACTTGTTGGCTTGAAGGGTCACCGTGCCATAGGCGGCGTTCGCGCGTCGATCTACAATGTCTTTCCGATCGAAGGCGCAAAGGCTCTGGCTGAATTCATGAAAGAGTTCGAAAGGAAAATATGA